The Microbulbifer sp. TB1203 nucleotide sequence GTGGACGAAGGTCAATGGGGTGGCGGCGGGGCGTGTTTCGTAGGTGCCGTCCTCGTGGATGGCGGTCACCACCTCGTCGGGGATTTCGGGAAAATATTTGGCCACCGGGTCGTCGATGGATACCAGCCCCTGTTCGACGAGGGTCATAAAGGCAACGGTAACCACCGCCTTGGTCTGGGAGAAGAGCACATAATAGTCGTCAACGGTCGCGGGCACGCCGTTCTCAACGTCCTTCCAGCCAACGGCGTTGGAGTAGAGGACCCTGCCGCCTTTCGCTACGAAGGCCGCCACGCTGCTGGCCTTTTTCTCATCGACGAACGACTGGAGCAGTTGGTCGATATCGGCAACCGCTTCTGCCGGTGGGCCTTGCCGGGGCTCAACAGCGGAGTAGTCAAACCGTTGTGGCACTTCGCTTTGGGACTTTTCTGCCGAGCATCCCGGGAGAGCGATGGGCAGGATCAGTAGCAGTGCGCGTATGAAATATGTCTTCATGGTCTTTTCGTGTTTTTCCCTGAAAATTTACAGTTTTTATCAGGCACTTATTCGGGAAGGGCACCGAAGTACAGAAAAACCTCTCCCTGGTACCACTGCCCCAGGCGGCGCACCCGGTTGGGACCGCCCTGGGGACCGTGTGCCTCCGGCGGATGGAACTTGGTGCCTATGGGCGCTATGCCGCTGAGCAGTGAGATATCCCCTGGGGGAAACTCGACACTCGTCTGCATGGGGTCTTTGGCTTCCTTCGGGGTGAACAGCCGCAGGAAAGTGTCTTCCCCGGTGGCGACCAGGGTGATGGGCAATTCGCGGGTTTCCAGTTGCGCCCAGTAGAGGTCGCGGTGGAAGCCCTTGAATTCCGGGTAATCCCAGGATTGGCCGGTTATCGTGTCGTTGTAGTTTTTGTGCCAGGTATCGAAGGTCACGCCCTTGAGGCGGTTTTTCCATACCCGGTAGGGACCGCGGCCCAGCCAGCGGACGCCGGTGACCTTTTCCTCCGGGTAATCGAAGGTTACGCCCAGGTAGTCCGTCTCCATTTGCCCGGGGAACTGGTAGGCATAGCCGAGCTGCAGCCAGCCGCCCGGGTGCAGGCGCCACTCGACCCGGCGCAGTTCACCTTCGTATTGGACGCTGACGACCTGTGCACCGTTCTCCTGTCGCAAGCCAATGCTCGACAGCTTTCCGCTTCCGGAAACCAGCCGCGGGCCGTTGCCCAGGGACAGGGTTTTCCCGGTGCGGCTGACGCCGGCCAGGCGCCCGGTATTCTTGTCGATTGACAGCAGCAGGTCGTCGGTGCCGAGGCGGATCTGTGATTCGGTTTCCTCTGCCGTCACAACGCCTTCACTGTCGCTCTTGACTATGCGCTCGGCCATCGCCGCGGGCGGGGTGATCATCCAGGTCCAGGTGTAGATATCCCGGCCGCTGGGATCCGTCGCCGACAGGGCCAGTGCATCCCGGGACTGCCAGTCTTCTGGCAGTGCCAGCCGCAGGCTGCCGGAGCGCCCTGGGGCCACATCGGGCGAGCTGGCTGCACCCTGGGCCGCTACCCTGTGAGCAGCCGTTTGCGCCGGGCCGGGATAATCGATCAGCGCCCAGCGAAAATCCAGTTCGCGCAGGTTGGTGAAGTCGTAGCGGTTTTCGACCCGCAAGACGCCGTCGAAACCGACCGGCAAACGGCTCTGCTCGCTCTGCGGAAAATACACCGGAGACCAGATTTCGCGGATGGCGAAGAAGCTGCCCTCTTTTTCCCGGTAAGGCCCGAGGATACCGTCGGGCGCGGAATTGCCCGCGGTGTCGATGGCTCCGTCCCAATCGTCGCGCACCAGGCCCTCGTCGAGCAGGGCCCAGATAAAGCCGCCGGCGGACAGCGGGTTTTGCAGCATGCGTTTCCACCAGTCGTCCAGGCCCGCACCGGCGCCGCCGTCGTAGAGGCCGTGCAGGAATTCGGTGGGCATAAATACCTCGTTGCCGCCGAACAGGTGGCCGGTGCAGCAGTCGTAGCGCTCGTAGTGGGCGGTATTGATGCCGCCAAACAACTCCCAGGGGTGGATCACCGGACGGCGCTGGGTATCCCAGTGGTGGTAGTCCCCGTCCAGTTCCGTATTCCAACCGCCCTCGTTGCCGTTGGCCCAGATAATCACCGAAGGGTGGTTGTGATCGCGCAGGATCAGTTCCTTCACCAGCGGCCGGCCCGCCTCGGTGCTGTAGGCGTCCTGCCAGCCGGTGAGTTCGTCAATCACATAGAGTCCCAGTTCGTCGGTCATTTCCAGGAAATGCCGGTCCGGCGGGGAATGGCCGACGCGCACGGCGTTCATGTTCATATCCTTCATCAGCTCCACGTCCCGGCGGCTGATTTCCGGACTGGTGGTGCGCCCGGAGTCGGGCCAGAAGGAGTGGCGGTTGGCGCCTTTCAGGCGCACCTTGCGGCCGTTGACATAGAGTCCGTCCCGCGGGCGGACTTCGACGGTGCGGAAACCGAAGGTCTCCTCCACCCGGTGCAGGGTTTTATTGTGCTTGCGGAGTTCGAAGATGGCTTTGTAGCGGTGGGGTTTTTCCGCGCTCCAGGGAAGGATACCTTTCGCCCGGGTTTCCACGGAAACCTGTTCCTGGCCCGGAGAAACCTTTACCGAAAACGGCCGGCCTATGCGCTTGCCATCGAGGGTGGTGATCTCCGCGCGCACGGAATCGGCGCTGTCGATGCCGCCCAGAAAAACCGACCCGCGAAAATCGCCGGTGTGCCCGGCATCCAGTGCCGCGCGCCGGATATGCTCCGCCGGCCTGGCTTCCAGCCACACCGGCCGGTAGATGCCGCTGAACATCCAGAAATCCGCGCGGCGTTCGGCGAGATTGATGGATGCGTCGTCGGAATAGCGTGTGACCCTGACTTCCAGCAGGTTGTCTTCGTCGTAGTTCAGGTGTTCGCCGATATCGTAGCGGAACTCGTAAAAACCGCCCCGGTGGACCGGGCCGGCGGGGGCGCCGTTGATACGCACCTCGGTATCGGTCATGGCGCCACCAAAGACGATTTCAATGTTTTTGCCCTGCCAGTCGGCGGGCACGGAAAAAGTGTGGCGGTACAAGCCCTCCCGGTCCGGCGCGGCCGGTTCCTCCCAGTCGCTCCAGTAGCGGTAGCTGCCGAAGCCCTGCGTCTCCCAGTTGGAGGGCACCGGAATAGTCGTCCAGTGCCCGCTGTTGCGACCGCCGCTGACCTTGAATTGCCAGTCGATGGTGTGGTCCTTGTCGGTGCCGCTGAGATAGCGGATCTCGGTCGGCTCGGCGAAAGCCGCCGCGGACAGGGCCAGGAGAAAGAATGCGAATATAGGCCGGGAAAGCATTATTTACCTCTCGATTATTACAGCAGGACATCTCTGGAAAGAGCTGCCGTTGCGCACCTGAACAACCTCTGATTAACGTCGTTCCGGAGCAAGCCGGAATCGGCTGCTCTCCTGGACTCCGGCTTGCGCCGGAGTGACGAAATGGACTTATTCAGAAGTTCCTAAGTTATTTTCTCTTTAAGGATGGGCTCGCGCCCATCCTTAAAAAATTTCATTGTTGCAACGGGGCCGGCGTAGCGACCCCGACCCCCTTGGTTTACTGGCAGACATCCCCGGAAATCGCGGGGATCTCCAGCGGTTCACTACTGTCCTTCTCTCCCTGGAAACCGAACTCGGCGTAGGCGCCGGGCTGTATCTTGCGGTTCCATCCCAATGACTTGGCGGTGTAGGGATTGCTGCCGCTGACATTGGCGTTCCAGGTGTTGGTCAGCCGGCTGCTGCCGCTGTAGCTGAAGTTCACTTCCCAGCCGTCGATCTCCGCACTGCCGTTGTTGGTGATGCGGATACTGCCGGTAAAGCCCGCCCCCCAGTGGTCGCCCTCGATATACTCGCAATTGCTACTGCCGCCGCCGGAACTGGACGAACTGGAACTGGACGAGCTGGAACTGGAGCTCGAGCTGCTGGACGAGCTGGAACTGGAGCTCGAGCTGCTGGACGAGCTGGAACTGCTGGACGAACTGGAGCTGCTCGACGAACTGGACGAACTCGAACTGCTGGACGAAGAGCTGGAACCACCGCCAACCGGATCTGCGTACAGCAGCCCGCGGCCGTTGGTGCCCAGGTAAACCCGGCCGAAAATGCGCGGGTCGCCGGTAATGGCTTCGCCCATATTGCCGTACTGGTGCTGGTCGTCGTTGATGCGCACCCAGCTTTGGCCCTCGTCGGTGGAGCGGAAGACTCCGGTCACGCCGTCGACGGTGCCCACCAGGTACAGGGCCTGGTAATTCGCACCGCTCGCCGGGGCGCCCAGGCCGATATTGACTCCGCCCTCGACACTGGCGATTTTGCTGAAGCTGGTACCGGAATCCGTGGAGCGCCAAAGCCCGGTAACCGTTGCATCGCCGCCGACGCCGCCACCGGCGAGCCACAGGTGACCTTCCAGGCCAGGCGCGGCGACAAACTTGCCGCTGTCCGGCAGGCCGCTGGCGGCGGTGGCCGAGAAGCTGGCGCCGCCGTCGATGGAGACATGGAAGGTGCCGCCGCTAAAGGCGTAGAACTTGTTCGGATTTACCCTGTCGCTCTCCACCCGCGCGCCCTGGGGTACGCCGGAGGACTGGGTCCAGGAGCTGCCGAGGGTGGTGGAGTAGTGCACCGCCGCGCCTTCCGGGCTCCACACGATATTTCCGCCGTTCGCGCTCATGGCGACATTACCGCCGCCGGTCACGCCGCCCGGCTCCTGCCCCTGCCACCAGCTGTCGCCGGCGGAGGTGGAAATACCGATATGCGCCTCGTCGGCGTTGCCCACGCGCACCATGGTGTTGGGATCGAGTTCGGCGAAGTCGATGCCGGTGGTGCTGGTCAGGTAGGGTGCGGTGTACATCAGGTCCGGAACCGCATCCACGTCCAGGTGCTTGAAGCCGCCGATATCACCCAGCGCGGAAAAAATATTCGCGGTGCCGCTGGGCGGGCTGGCGAGGTCGAGCACCGCGGTCTCCTCCAATCCCGCGATCATTGGACGGATGGTGATGATACCGTTGCTGTCCCAGTCGGTGAGGTTGGTGGAGCCGTAAATGGTGGCGCCGGTGCCGTACATAAAGCGGTTTGAATTATGCGGATCGATTTCCACCGACTCGTTCATCCAGCCCAGCTTGGGGGTTTCCTCCGGCGGTTGCGAATTCTGGCCGAAGGTGAGCCAGGGCACGCTGCTGATATCCATGGTGTAGCGTTTTGTGCGCTCCGGATAGTTGCCCCAGTCCCAGATGCGCGTCCAGGTGCCGCCACCGTCGGTGCTGCGGTACAGGATCATGTCCGGCCACCAGGAGTTCAGCGAGGCCACCATAATGGTGTCCGGATTCTGGCGGTCGATGGTGAGGCCTGAAAAGCCGTAGTAGGGATCGCCGCCAACGGTCGGGGTGATATCGGTCCAGGTCTCCGTCGCCGCGTCGAATTTCCACACCGCGCCGGCCTCTCCGTCGTAGGGGCCGCCGGTATCGCTGGTGGCTACATAGAGGACGCCGTTGACTTCGTCGTAGACCCCTTTGTGGGGGATATATCCGCTGGGCGCGCCGGGAATGGCCTCCCAGGTGGCGCCGCCGTCGGTGGAGCGGTAGAGGGATTCACCCAGGTCCGCCACGCCCACGTAGATGACGTCACTGCCCTGGCCCGGGCTGCCGGAGGTGGAGTCGAAGGTTACCCATACCACTCCCTGCAATTGGTTCAGGTAATTGTTCGGATCGCCGGGGTCCTGAGCGTAGGTACCGGGATTGGGGAAGTTGCTCACTTCGGACCAGGTGACACCGTAATCGGTGCTGCGCCAGAGCCCGTTGCCCCCTTCCGCGCCGAAATAAATGGTGCTGTTGTCGTTGGGATCGATGCGCAGCCGCTCGCCCATGCCGCGGCCGGGCATATTGCCGCCCACCTTGAACGGCAGTTCAGTGACCTGCCAGGTGGTGCCGCGGTCGGTGGAGCGGGCGATGCCGCCATTGTTCGGGTCCCAGCCGTTGGTGTACAGGCCCAGTGCGGCGTAGACGCGGTCCGGGTCCACCGGGTCGGTGGCCATGCTCATCACCCCGTTCCAGCCCCATTTGTCCCAGCCGACCCAGTCCAGCAGGGGAATCCATTTCTGTGCGCTCTCATCCCAGCGATAGGCGCCGCCGATATCGGTGCGCGCGTAAATCAGGTTGGGCTCGGTGCGGTTGAAAATAATTCCCGGCACAAAGCCGCCGCCGTCGATACGCACATTCTTCCAGTTGTACTCCTCTGCCGGTGCAGCGCTGGCGGTGGACGTCAGCAGGGACAGCGCGCAGGCCTTCAATAGTGCAGGCCAGGAAAACCTCGACAATGACGATGGGTTTTTCATCGGTAAACTCCTCTCATATCGCGTTGTTAATTATTTTTTGGGTGTGGAGGAGGGGTACCTCTACGCCGCACTTCCACGATGTGCGGTGCAACTACAAAAGGTTTTACTTTTTTATTCTTTCCGTCCTGGCAGATGGGCACGCCTGGTGGCGATACTGTTGAGCCAGGTTACCCTGTAGGAGCCTGCTTGCAGGCGAACGGTTACGGAGTTCTGTTCTTATTCGCCTGCAAGCAGGCTCCTACAGGGTGCCGATTCTTAACTCAACAGTATTACGCCCACCAGTCCGGTTACCACCAAGTGGCATAGAGCGCGGTCAGCACCAATGTGATCCCCAGCGCCGCCAGGTTGAAACCCTGGGTGGTGGAGAAATTGATCTCGCCCAGCGCGACGGTGTCACCGCCGCCGCTGTTAATCACCAGGTCGCGGCGCGTTTCCAACAGAGACACACTCACGGCGAGCGCCAGGCAGATCAGGAATACCAGGCCCATGCGGTCCATAAACGGCAGCGCCGGCCACCCGAGCTTCAGCGCCAGCGACAAGGCCGCCGAACCAATGGCGACCACCAGTGCCGAGTTGGCGGTGGCGCGCGGCCAGAAGACGCCGAGCGCGAACAGCACCGCGATGCCCGGGGTAAAGAAGCCGGTGAATTCCTGGATATACTGGAAGGCCTGCTCGAACTGGCCCAGCAGCGGCTGCGCACAGACCATGCCCAGCACCAGCGACACCAGGCTGGCAACCCGGCCCACTTTCACATAGTGGCGCTCACTCTTTTCGGGCTGGTAGTGCGAGTAGATATCCATAGTGAAAATTGTGGCGATGCTGTTGGTCATGGAGGCCAGCGAGGAGACGATGGCCGCCACCAGCGCCGCGAACACCAGGCCCTTGAAGCCCACCGGCATCAGGTTCATCAACTGCGGGTAGGCCTGGTCCGGGCGCTCCAGGTCCGGAATCAACAGCACCGCGGCGATACCGGGCAGCACCACGATCAGCGGCATCAGCAGCTTCAGGTAGGCGGCGAAGGCGATGCCCTTCTGGCCCTCCTCAATGGATTTCGCGGCCAGCGCCCGCTGGATGATGTACTGGTTGAAGCCCCAGTAGGCGAAGTTCACTATCCACATGCCGCCGAGCAGCACTGACAGGCCCGGCAGGCTGATGTAGTTGGGGTTGTCCTTGGACAGGATCATGTCGAACTTCTCCGGCACTCGCTGTGTCAGCTCGACAAAGCCGGCGATTGGGCCCTTGCCATCGGCGATCAGATCCAGTGCCAGGTAGGACAGCATCAGCCCGCCCAGTATCAGTAGCACCACCTGGATAATATCGGTCAGTGCCACCGCCTTGAGCCCGCCGTAGAGGGAATAGGCCGCGGAAAAAAGGCCCAGGAAAAGCAACCCGAACAGCAGCTCCACCCTGGCGATGGCGTTGATCGCCAGCGCCCCCAGCCACAGCACCGAGGTCAGGTTCACGAAGGTGTAGACGCCCAGCCAGAAGATGGCCATTACCAGCTTCACGCGCTGGTCGTAGCGCTGCTCCAGGAACTGCGGCATGGTGTAGATGCCCTTGCGCACGAACACCGGCAGGAAATATTTGCCGACTAAGATGAGCGTGATCGCCGCCATCCACTCATAGGAGGCGATGCCCAGGCCAATGGCGTAGCCTGAACCGGACATGCCGATAATCTGCTCCGCGGAAATATTGGCCGCGATCAGCGAGGCCCCCACCGCCCACCAGGGCAGGCCCTTGCCGGCGAGGAAGTAGTCCTGGGTGTTTTTCTGGTGCCCGCTTTTTTCGCGGGAAACCAGATATCCTATGGTGATCAGCATCGCCACATAGGCGATAAAGATCATCAGGTCGACGGTTGCTAGTTGCATGGTTCTCACCTTCTACAGTTATTGTTCTGAACACTTTGCCTGATCCCGCTGCGGGCATTTGGCGTTGGCTTTGAGCAAGGTGTCGCCATCCATGGCGCGACGTGTCCACGTTTATCCAAGCCCGGCCCACCATCCATGGCGGGGCGCCAGCCCGCGCATAAAGCAGTGCTTT carries:
- a CDS encoding glycoside hydrolase family 2 TIM barrel-domain containing protein; translation: MLSRPIFAFFLLALSAAAFAEPTEIRYLSGTDKDHTIDWQFKVSGGRNSGHWTTIPVPSNWETQGFGSYRYWSDWEEPAAPDREGLYRHTFSVPADWQGKNIEIVFGGAMTDTEVRINGAPAGPVHRGGFYEFRYDIGEHLNYDEDNLLEVRVTRYSDDASINLAERRADFWMFSGIYRPVWLEARPAEHIRRAALDAGHTGDFRGSVFLGGIDSADSVRAEITTLDGKRIGRPFSVKVSPGQEQVSVETRAKGILPWSAEKPHRYKAIFELRKHNKTLHRVEETFGFRTVEVRPRDGLYVNGRKVRLKGANRHSFWPDSGRTTSPEISRRDVELMKDMNMNAVRVGHSPPDRHFLEMTDELGLYVIDELTGWQDAYSTEAGRPLVKELILRDHNHPSVIIWANGNEGGWNTELDGDYHHWDTQRRPVIHPWELFGGINTAHYERYDCCTGHLFGGNEVFMPTEFLHGLYDGGAGAGLDDWWKRMLQNPLSAGGFIWALLDEGLVRDDWDGAIDTAGNSAPDGILGPYREKEGSFFAIREIWSPVYFPQSEQSRLPVGFDGVLRVENRYDFTNLRELDFRWALIDYPGPAQTAAHRVAAQGAASSPDVAPGRSGSLRLALPEDWQSRDALALSATDPSGRDIYTWTWMITPPAAMAERIVKSDSEGVVTAEETESQIRLGTDDLLLSIDKNTGRLAGVSRTGKTLSLGNGPRLVSGSGKLSSIGLRQENGAQVVSVQYEGELRRVEWRLHPGGWLQLGYAYQFPGQMETDYLGVTFDYPEEKVTGVRWLGRGPYRVWKNRLKGVTFDTWHKNYNDTITGQSWDYPEFKGFHRDLYWAQLETRELPITLVATGEDTFLRLFTPKEAKDPMQTSVEFPPGDISLLSGIAPIGTKFHPPEAHGPQGGPNRVRRLGQWYQGEVFLYFGALPE
- a CDS encoding sodium/sugar symporter is translated as MQLATVDLMIFIAYVAMLITIGYLVSREKSGHQKNTQDYFLAGKGLPWWAVGASLIAANISAEQIIGMSGSGYAIGLGIASYEWMAAITLILVGKYFLPVFVRKGIYTMPQFLEQRYDQRVKLVMAIFWLGVYTFVNLTSVLWLGALAINAIARVELLFGLLFLGLFSAAYSLYGGLKAVALTDIIQVVLLILGGLMLSYLALDLIADGKGPIAGFVELTQRVPEKFDMILSKDNPNYISLPGLSVLLGGMWIVNFAYWGFNQYIIQRALAAKSIEEGQKGIAFAAYLKLLMPLIVVLPGIAAVLLIPDLERPDQAYPQLMNLMPVGFKGLVFAALVAAIVSSLASMTNSIATIFTMDIYSHYQPEKSERHYVKVGRVASLVSLVLGMVCAQPLLGQFEQAFQYIQEFTGFFTPGIAVLFALGVFWPRATANSALVVAIGSAALSLALKLGWPALPFMDRMGLVFLICLALAVSVSLLETRRDLVINSGGGDTVALGEINFSTTQGFNLAALGITLVLTALYATWW
- a CDS encoding cellulose binding domain-containing protein — its product is MKNPSSLSRFSWPALLKACALSLLTSTASAAPAEEYNWKNVRIDGGGFVPGIIFNRTEPNLIYARTDIGGAYRWDESAQKWIPLLDWVGWDKWGWNGVMSMATDPVDPDRVYAALGLYTNGWDPNNGGIARSTDRGTTWQVTELPFKVGGNMPGRGMGERLRIDPNDNSTIYFGAEGGNGLWRSTDYGVTWSEVSNFPNPGTYAQDPGDPNNYLNQLQGVVWVTFDSTSGSPGQGSDVIYVGVADLGESLYRSTDGGATWEAIPGAPSGYIPHKGVYDEVNGVLYVATSDTGGPYDGEAGAVWKFDAATETWTDITPTVGGDPYYGFSGLTIDRQNPDTIMVASLNSWWPDMILYRSTDGGGTWTRIWDWGNYPERTKRYTMDISSVPWLTFGQNSQPPEETPKLGWMNESVEIDPHNSNRFMYGTGATIYGSTNLTDWDSNGIITIRPMIAGLEETAVLDLASPPSGTANIFSALGDIGGFKHLDVDAVPDLMYTAPYLTSTTGIDFAELDPNTMVRVGNADEAHIGISTSAGDSWWQGQEPGGVTGGGNVAMSANGGNIVWSPEGAAVHYSTTLGSSWTQSSGVPQGARVESDRVNPNKFYAFSGGTFHVSIDGGASFSATAASGLPDSGKFVAAPGLEGHLWLAGGGVGGDATVTGLWRSTDSGTSFSKIASVEGGVNIGLGAPASGANYQALYLVGTVDGVTGVFRSTDEGQSWVRINDDQHQYGNMGEAITGDPRIFGRVYLGTNGRGLLYADPVGGGSSSSSSSSSSSSSSSSSSSSSSSSSSSSSSSSSSSSSSSSSSSSSSSSSSSSSGGGSSNCEYIEGDHWGAGFTGSIRITNNGSAEIDGWEVNFSYSGSSRLTNTWNANVSGSNPYTAKSLGWNRKIQPGAYAEFGFQGEKDSSEPLEIPAISGDVCQ